In Brienomyrus brachyistius isolate T26 unplaced genomic scaffold, BBRACH_0.4 scaffold46, whole genome shotgun sequence, the following are encoded in one genomic region:
- the LOC125723230 gene encoding disintegrin and metalloproteinase domain-containing protein 33-like yields the protein MYQQKKSVISAACGRPLICLILLLVNSALTIVNGDLREQGESLGQTVIPYWMFEGQAKREAVFQTRFPARGEILLEAQGKELLLQVERNDQLLGPNFTETHYEDGVPVTLIPDYTDHCYYHGHVIGHSDSWVTLSTCSGVKGLIVLNANNSYYLEPINGLESPHHKMYRTEHLRIQGGTCGHEHQTEHPGHFSDFLQPLHRRMRRNTQGSTKYMELYIVADHTLFKRQNDLGITKRRIIEVANYVDKFYRALNIRVPLIGLEVWTERDQCIVTEDPKKTLWSFLQWRQKLKSRKKHDNAQLLTGVIFTGTTIGMAPLEGMCSLENSGGINVDHSDLPIGAAATMAHEIGHNFGMSHDNEGCCVEATAKQGGCMMNAATGHPFPRVFSQCSKRDLDGYFQKGGGMCVFNMPNVEELVEGRRCGNGFVESGEECDCGEPEECTNACCNAKNCTLKAGVQCAHGVCCENCKLKLGGTLCRAAAGACDLPEYCTGALPYCPSNVYLMDGSLCQNGRAYCYNGMCLTHEQQCLQLWGPGARPAHDTCFQEVNAAGNEFGNCGKNALGVYVKCEKSDAKCGKIQCDSIAEKPKGSNSVAIDTSIHTDGTKRMCRGTYVYTKPDEQDVVDPGLVMTGTKCGDGKVCINQRCQNRSFSDLMNCLTRCHRHGVCNSNQNCHCDQGWAPPFCDKQGLGGSVDSGPVQYHGEQGLVVGLFLTFLVLVPGVLVLFWCWKVKALTFHMWLSQRLIRNDISDRSVNNGHQNLSLQLGIPGSSSIDHKTSKSRESHTTKENLPLRPVTEPSLIQPSRRADQHWSPDEGQGTPSSVGKLSSIQSQSPAPAHSLTPPKKVLPLSSGTGLTPGGSQPRRPPQRPPPPRISPTCHQVVPSKAVSNMRLVAGRKVPDACP from the exons ACCCGCTTCCCAGCCCGGGGTGAGATACTGTTGGAGGCCCAGGGCAAAGAACTGCTGTTGCAGGTTGAACGTAATGA TCAGCTGCTGGGCCCGAATTTCACAGAGACTCATTACGAAGACGGGGTGCCTGTCACCCTCATCCCTGATTACACG GATCACTGCTACTATCATGGGCACGTCATTGGACACTCTGACTCCTGGGTCACCCTCAGTACATGCTCTGGAGTCAA GGGCCTGATTGTGCTGAATGCCAACAACAGTTACTACCTTGAGCCCATTAATGGGTTGGAATCACCCCATCACAAGATGTACAGGACTGAACATCTGAGAATCCAAGGGGGGACGTGTGGACATGAGCATCAGACGGAGCATCCTGGCCATTTCTCTGATTTCCTCCAGCCTTTGCATCGAAGG ATGAGAAGAAACACACAGGGTTCTACTAAATATATGGAGCTTTACATTGTGGCAGATCATACACTG TTCAAAAGACAAAATGACCTTGGAATAACCAAACGAAGaattatagaagtcgccaattaTGTGGATAAG TTCTATAGGGCCCTGAACATCCGAGTGCCCCTCATTGGGCTGGAGGTGTGGACGGAGCGGGACCAATGCATAGTCACAGAGGACCCCAAAAAGACACTCTGGTCTTTCCTGCAGTGGAGGCAAAAGCTGAAATCCCGCAAGAAACATGACAATGCCCAGCTGCTCAC GGGTGTGATCTTCACGGGGACCACCATCGGCATGGCGCCACTGGAGGGCATGTGCTCCCTGGAGAACTCGGGGGGAATCAATGTG GACCACTCAGACTTGCCCATTGGGGCGGCTGCCACCATGGCTCATGAGATCGGCCACAACTTTGGCATGAGCCACGACAACGAGGGCTGCTGCGTGGAAGCGACGGCTAAGCAGGGAGGGTGTATGATGAATGCGGCCACCGG CCACCCCTTCCCACGTGTCTTCAGTCAGTGCAGCAAAAGGGACCTGGACGGCTATTTCCAGAAGGGGGGCGGCATGTGCGTCTTCAACATGCCTAACGTGGAGGAGCTCGTGGAGGGCAGGCGCTGCGGGAACGGCTTTGTGGAGTCAGGGGAAGAATGTGACTGTGGGGAGCCAGAA GAATGCACCAACGCCTGCTGCAATGCTAAAAACTGCACTCTGAAAGCAGGGGTCCAGTGCGCCCATGGGGTCTGCTGTGAAAACTGCAAG CTGAAGCTGGGGGGCACCCTGTGTCGGGCCGCAGCAGGAGCATGTGACCTGCCGGAGTACTGCACAGGGGCCTTGCCCTACTGCCCTTCCAACGTCTACCTGATGGACGGCTCCCTCTGCCAGAATGGCCGTGCCTATTGCTATAATGGCATGTGCTTGACACACGAGCAGCAGTGTCTGCAGCTGTGGGGGCCCG GTGCCCGTCCAGCTCATGATACCTGCTTTCAGGAGGTAAATGCTGCAGGGAATGAATTTGGAAATTGCGGCAAAAATGCACTGGGGGTCTACGTGAAGTGTGAAAAGAG CGATGCCAAGTGTGGCAAGATCCAGTGTGACAGCATCGCAGAAAAGCCCAAAGGCTCCAATTCTGTGGCCATTGACACCAGCATCCACACCGATGGCACGAAGAGGATGTGCCGGGGCACCTATGTTTACACCAAGCCGGATGAGCAGGACGTTGTTGACCCAGGGCTCGTCATGACTGGGACCAAGTGCGGAGATGGGAAG GTGTGTATCAATCAGCGTTGTCAGAACAGATCCTTCAGTGACCTGATGAACTGCCTCACTCGGTGCCACAGACATGGG GTGTGCAACAGTAACCAGAATTGTCACTGTGACCAAGGTTGGGCCCCACCCTTCTGTGACAAGCAAGGTCTAGGGGGGAGTGTGGATAGCGGGCCCGTGCAGTACCACG GCGAACAGGGCCTAGTGGTGGGCCTTTTCTTGACCTTCCTGGTTCTGGTGCCTGGTGTCCTGGTCCTGTTCTGGTGCTGGAAGGTGAAGGCCCTTACCTTCCACATGTGGTTGTCTCAAAGGTTGATCAG AAATGACATTTCTGACCGGTCGGTTAATAATGGACATCAGAACCTCTCACTGCAACTTGGAATACCTGGATCATCAAGCATCGATCATAAAACCAGCAAATCCAGG GAGTCTCACACCACAAAGGAGAACCTGCCCTTGAGGCCTGTAACAGAACCCAGCCTCATCCAGCCCAGCAGAAGAGCTGACCAGCATTGGTCACCCGATGAAGGCCAAGGGACCCCCTCTTCAGTGGGAAAGTTGTCCTCCATTCAGTCGCAGTCACCAGCGCctgcacacagtctcaccccaCCCAAAAAGGTCCTACCACTGAGCTCAGGAACAGGCCTTACG CCTGGGGGTTCCCAGCCGAGACGGCCACCTCAGCGACCCCCGCCCCCGAGAATCTCCCCCACCTGCCACCAGGTCGTACCTTCTAAAGCTGTCAGCAACATGCGATTGGTGGCTGGGCGCAAAGTACCTGATGCCTGCCCAT AG